One part of the Pandoraea faecigallinarum genome encodes these proteins:
- the gyrA gene encoding DNA gyrase subunit A yields the protein MDQFAKETLPISLEEEMRRSYLDYAMSVIVGRALPDVRDGLKPVHRRALFAMHELNNDWNRAYKKSARIVGDVIGKYHPHGDASVYDTIVRMAQPFSLRYMLVDGQGNFGSVDGDNAAAMRYTEVRMAKIGHELLADIDKETVDFGPNYDGSEKEPLILPARIPNLLLNGSSGIAVGMATNIPPHNLNEVVEGCLYVLKNPEATVDELIEIIPAPDFPTAGIIYGISGVREGYRTGRGRVVMRAKTHFEDIDRGQRVAIIVDELPYQVNKRSLLERIAELVNEKRLEGISDIRDESDKSGMRVVIELKRGEVPEVVLNNLYKHTQLQDTFGMNMVALVDGQPKLLNLREMLVHFLAHRREVITRRTIYELRRARERGHVLEGLAVALANIDDFIAIIKAAPTPPLAKAALMEKSWDSAVVREMLARAESETQGGLAAYRPDGLDAAVGVQPDGLYRLSETQAQEILQMRLQRLTGLEQDKIVSEYKEVMAQIADLLDILASPPRVTAIISEELTAVRAEFGDARRSTIEHNATELDTEDLITPQDMVVTLSHSGYIKSMPLSEYRAQKRGGRGKQAAATKDDDWIDTLFIANTHDTILCFSNRGRVYWIKVYEVPQGSRNSRGRPIVNMFPLQEGEKINVVLPVKEYTEDRFVFMATSLGTVKKTPLAAFSRPLKKGIIAVNLDDGDVLIGAAITDGAHDVMLFSDAGKAVRFDENDVRPMGREARGVRGMQLEDGQTVIALLVAENEQQSVLTATLNGYGKRTSITEYTRHGRGTKGMIAIQTSERNGRVVAATLVEPDDEIMLITTGGVLIRTRVSEIREMGRATQGVTLISLDEGTTLSGLQRIVESDAEVAENGDAQSDDEAPETGVTE from the coding sequence ATGGATCAGTTCGCCAAAGAAACTCTCCCGATTTCGCTCGAAGAAGAAATGCGGCGGTCGTACCTCGATTACGCCATGAGCGTGATCGTCGGCCGCGCTTTGCCGGATGTGCGCGATGGCCTGAAGCCAGTTCACCGCCGCGCGCTGTTCGCCATGCACGAGCTGAACAACGACTGGAACCGTGCTTACAAGAAGTCGGCACGTATCGTCGGTGACGTCATCGGTAAATACCACCCGCACGGCGACGCCTCGGTGTACGACACCATTGTTCGCATGGCACAGCCGTTCTCGCTGCGTTACATGCTGGTCGACGGCCAGGGTAACTTCGGCTCGGTCGACGGCGACAACGCCGCCGCCATGCGATACACCGAAGTTCGTATGGCCAAGATCGGCCACGAACTGCTCGCGGACATCGACAAGGAAACCGTCGACTTCGGTCCGAACTACGACGGCAGCGAAAAGGAACCGCTGATTCTGCCGGCGCGCATTCCGAACCTGTTGCTCAACGGTTCGTCGGGGATCGCGGTCGGTATGGCGACCAACATTCCGCCGCATAACCTCAACGAAGTCGTTGAGGGCTGCCTGTACGTGCTCAAGAACCCGGAAGCGACGGTCGACGAACTGATCGAGATCATTCCGGCGCCGGACTTCCCGACGGCCGGCATCATCTACGGTATCTCCGGCGTGCGCGAAGGCTATCGCACCGGTCGAGGCCGTGTGGTGATGCGCGCCAAGACTCACTTCGAAGACATCGATCGCGGCCAGCGCGTGGCGATCATCGTCGACGAACTGCCTTATCAGGTGAACAAGCGCTCACTGCTCGAACGTATTGCGGAACTCGTCAACGAGAAGCGTCTGGAAGGTATTTCGGACATTCGCGACGAATCCGACAAGAGCGGCATGCGTGTCGTGATCGAACTCAAGCGCGGCGAAGTGCCGGAGGTTGTGCTGAACAATCTCTATAAGCACACGCAATTGCAGGATACGTTCGGCATGAACATGGTGGCGCTGGTCGACGGCCAGCCCAAGCTGCTGAACCTGCGCGAAATGCTGGTCCACTTCCTGGCACACCGCCGCGAAGTGATTACTCGTCGCACCATCTACGAACTGCGCCGTGCCCGCGAACGTGGCCACGTGCTCGAAGGTCTGGCAGTCGCGCTGGCTAACATCGACGACTTCATCGCGATCATCAAGGCCGCTCCGACGCCGCCGCTCGCGAAGGCCGCGTTGATGGAGAAGTCCTGGGATTCGGCGGTCGTGCGCGAGATGCTGGCACGTGCCGAGAGCGAAACGCAGGGCGGCCTGGCCGCCTACCGACCGGACGGGCTCGACGCCGCGGTCGGTGTGCAGCCGGACGGCCTCTATCGTCTGTCGGAGACGCAGGCTCAGGAAATCCTGCAGATGCGTCTGCAACGCCTGACCGGCCTGGAACAGGACAAGATCGTCTCCGAGTATAAGGAAGTGATGGCGCAGATTGCCGACCTGCTCGACATTCTGGCCAGCCCGCCGCGCGTGACGGCGATCATCAGCGAAGAGCTGACGGCCGTGCGCGCCGAGTTCGGAGACGCACGCCGCTCGACCATCGAACACAACGCTACGGAACTCGATACCGAAGACCTCATCACGCCGCAGGACATGGTCGTGACGCTGTCGCACTCGGGTTACATCAAATCGATGCCGCTCTCGGAGTACCGCGCCCAGAAGCGTGGCGGCCGGGGCAAGCAGGCCGCGGCGACGAAGGACGACGACTGGATCGACACGCTGTTCATTGCGAACACGCACGACACGATCCTGTGCTTCTCGAACCGCGGTCGCGTGTATTGGATCAAGGTTTATGAGGTGCCGCAGGGTTCGCGGAACTCGCGTGGCCGTCCGATCGTCAATATGTTCCCGTTGCAGGAAGGCGAGAAGATCAACGTGGTGCTGCCGGTCAAGGAGTACACGGAAGATCGCTTCGTGTTCATGGCAACGAGCTTGGGGACGGTCAAGAAGACGCCGCTCGCGGCCTTCAGCCGTCCGCTCAAGAAGGGCATCATCGCCGTGAATCTGGACGACGGCGACGTGCTGATCGGTGCGGCCATTACCGACGGCGCTCACGACGTCATGCTGTTCTCCGACGCGGGCAAGGCGGTGCGCTTCGACGAGAACGACGTGCGTCCGATGGGGCGCGAGGCGCGTGGCGTTCGCGGCATGCAGCTCGAAGACGGCCAAACGGTGATTGCGCTGCTGGTCGCCGAGAACGAGCAGCAATCGGTGCTTACGGCGACTTTGAACGGCTACGGCAAACGCACGTCGATCACCGAATATACCCGCCACGGCCGTGGCACTAAGGGTATGATTGCGATCCAGACGAGCGAGCGCAACGGCCGTGTGGTCGCGGCAACGCTGGTTGAGCCGGATGATGAGATCATGCTGATCACGACCGGCGGGGTGCTGATCCGCACGCGTGTCTCCGAGATTCGCGAAATGGGCCGGGCCACGCAGGGGGTGACACTGATAAGCCTGGATGAAGGCACGACGCTCTCGGGCCTGCAGCGCATCGTCGAGTCCGATGCCGAAGTCGCCGAAAACGGTGACGCGCAGAGTGACGACGAAGCGCCAGAGACGGGTGTCACGGAGTGA
- a CDS encoding DUF2059 domain-containing protein — MQRNVKKWMWLLLAAPAMAMAQQSAPLDADKKAAIKELLEAIDANKLVQAIGEGAQQQAKQLAPQVLERQLVENKTLSDAQKQAIVPTLQQNSVQKLVDGAGKVFTTDAFKNDAVQAQYTAYGKNYTTDEIKGLTAFYKSPVGQKYIKVQDQVGQEVVGGLMQKYMPQSIDATSKQADAEIAAAAKSAPKAPAKK; from the coding sequence ATGCAACGCAACGTCAAGAAGTGGATGTGGCTGCTGCTCGCAGCACCGGCAATGGCAATGGCTCAGCAGAGCGCTCCGCTTGACGCGGACAAGAAGGCAGCGATCAAGGAGTTGCTGGAAGCCATCGACGCAAACAAGCTTGTCCAGGCTATCGGCGAAGGCGCGCAACAGCAAGCCAAGCAACTGGCCCCGCAAGTGCTTGAGCGCCAACTGGTCGAAAACAAGACGTTGAGCGACGCCCAGAAGCAAGCGATCGTGCCGACCCTGCAGCAGAACTCGGTGCAGAAGCTGGTTGACGGCGCCGGCAAGGTGTTCACGACCGACGCGTTCAAGAACGACGCGGTGCAAGCGCAGTACACTGCATACGGCAAGAACTACACGACGGACGAAATCAAGGGTCTGACGGCGTTCTACAAGAGCCCGGTCGGCCAGAAGTACATCAAGGTGCAGGACCAGGTCGGCCAGGAAGTGGTTGGCGGTCTAATGCAGAAGTACATGCCGCAATCGATCGACGCGACCAGCAAGCAAGCTGACGCCGAAATCGCCGCGGCTGCCAAATCGGCCCCGAAGGCGCCGGCCAAGAAGTAA
- the serC gene encoding 3-phosphoserine/phosphohydroxythreonine transaminase produces the protein MTRAFNFSAGPAALPEEVLRQAADEMLDWHGSGMGVMEMSHRGREFMSILAQAQADLRELLAVPDNYRILFMQGGALAENAIIPMNLLGGERGGERRTADYVVTGSWSVKSQKEARKYCDVNIAATTETEQFTRVPQVAEWKLSKDPAYVHICTNETIHGVEYFWTPDMAAAGLPDVPLVADVSSHILSRPMDVSKFGVMYGGAQKNIGPSGLTVVIVREDLLGRALPFTPSAFDWKTVTDNDSMYNTPPTYAIYIAGLVFQWLKRRGGLSAMEAVNKQKAELLYGFLDDSDFYRTSVAPDCRSRMNVPFFLNDDALNETFLAGARERGLLQLKGHKSVGGMRASIYNAMPLAGVEALVDYLREFERSHG, from the coding sequence ATGACGCGCGCATTCAATTTTTCCGCCGGCCCGGCGGCACTGCCCGAGGAAGTGCTTCGACAGGCGGCCGACGAAATGCTCGACTGGCACGGATCCGGCATGGGCGTGATGGAGATGAGCCATCGCGGCCGTGAGTTCATGAGCATTCTGGCGCAGGCGCAAGCCGACCTGCGCGAGCTGCTCGCCGTGCCGGACAACTATCGCATTCTCTTCATGCAGGGCGGCGCGCTTGCCGAGAACGCCATCATCCCGATGAACTTGCTGGGGGGCGAGCGGGGAGGGGAGCGTCGCACGGCGGACTATGTCGTGACCGGTTCGTGGTCCGTCAAATCGCAGAAGGAAGCGCGGAAGTACTGCGACGTCAATATTGCCGCCACGACCGAAACGGAACAGTTCACGCGAGTGCCGCAGGTCGCCGAATGGAAGTTGTCGAAGGACCCGGCGTACGTGCATATCTGCACGAACGAAACCATTCATGGCGTCGAGTATTTCTGGACGCCCGACATGGCTGCTGCCGGTCTGCCTGACGTGCCGCTGGTTGCCGACGTCTCCTCGCACATCCTGTCGCGTCCGATGGACGTGTCGAAGTTCGGTGTGATGTACGGCGGTGCGCAAAAGAACATCGGACCGTCGGGGTTGACAGTGGTGATCGTGCGTGAGGATTTGCTGGGCCGTGCGCTGCCGTTCACGCCGAGTGCGTTCGACTGGAAGACGGTCACCGACAACGATTCGATGTATAACACGCCGCCGACGTATGCGATTTATATCGCGGGTCTGGTGTTCCAGTGGCTCAAGCGCCGCGGCGGGCTGTCGGCGATGGAAGCGGTGAACAAGCAGAAGGCCGAGTTGCTGTACGGCTTCCTCGATGACAGCGACTTCTACCGCACGTCGGTCGCCCCGGACTGCCGCTCGCGAATGAACGTGCCGTTCTTCCTGAACGACGACGCACTGAACGAAACATTCCTGGCCGGCGCTCGCGAGCGCGGCCTGCTGCAACTCAAGGGCCACAAGTCCGTGGGAGGCATGCGCGCCTCGATCTACAACGCAATGCCGCTTGCCGGCGTCGAGGCACTGGTCGACTACCTGCGCGAATTCGAGCGCAGCCACGGCTGA
- the pheA gene encoding prephenate dehydratase: protein MEDDLNASLRPLREKIDAIDAQLLKLLNQRAAIALEVGEVKKRFGAPVFRPERELQVISRLQQANDGPLYGDNLASIWREIMSASRALEKVMTVAYLGPAGTYSEQASLAYFGQSVKGLPCPSLDEVFRAVEAGSADFGVVPVENSTEGVVSRTLDLLLQSPLTIGGEVALPIHHNLMSRSGTLDGVTRICSHAQSLAQCQHWLTAHFPNLERQAVSSNAEAARLAAADPAIAAIAGESAATQYGLQIAFSHVQDDPHNRTRFVVIGTQDPAPSGRDQTSLILSVPNRAGAVVALLEPLASNGVSMTRFESRPAKSGAWEYYFYVDFEGHRDDPNVAKALEALRQNAAYCKVLGSYPRSA, encoded by the coding sequence ATGGAAGACGATCTGAACGCATCGCTGCGCCCATTGCGCGAGAAAATCGATGCAATCGACGCGCAACTGCTCAAGCTGCTCAATCAACGTGCGGCCATCGCCCTTGAAGTCGGCGAGGTCAAGAAGCGCTTCGGTGCGCCGGTGTTCCGGCCCGAGCGCGAATTGCAGGTCATTTCCCGACTGCAACAAGCCAACGACGGCCCTTTGTACGGCGACAATCTGGCGTCGATCTGGCGTGAAATCATGTCGGCCAGCCGTGCGCTGGAAAAAGTCATGACCGTCGCGTATCTCGGTCCGGCGGGCACGTACAGCGAGCAGGCCTCGCTGGCTTACTTTGGCCAAAGCGTGAAGGGCTTGCCGTGTCCCTCGCTCGACGAGGTATTCCGCGCCGTCGAGGCGGGGAGCGCCGATTTCGGCGTTGTACCGGTTGAGAACTCCACCGAAGGCGTTGTGTCCCGTACGCTGGACCTGCTGCTGCAAAGTCCCCTGACCATTGGCGGCGAAGTGGCATTGCCGATTCACCACAACCTGATGTCACGCTCCGGCACGCTCGACGGCGTGACGCGAATCTGCTCGCACGCGCAGTCGCTTGCACAGTGTCAGCACTGGCTCACGGCGCACTTCCCCAATCTCGAACGCCAGGCCGTGTCGAGCAACGCCGAAGCCGCGCGCCTGGCGGCAGCCGATCCTGCCATCGCTGCCATCGCAGGGGAGTCTGCGGCGACTCAGTACGGCCTGCAAATCGCGTTCTCGCATGTACAGGACGACCCGCACAACCGCACACGCTTCGTTGTGATCGGCACGCAAGATCCGGCGCCCAGCGGCCGCGATCAGACGTCGCTGATCCTGTCGGTGCCGAATCGCGCCGGCGCCGTGGTCGCGTTGCTTGAGCCGTTGGCCAGCAATGGCGTATCGATGACGCGCTTCGAGTCGCGTCCGGCCAAGAGCGGCGCCTGGGAGTATTACTTCTACGTCGACTTCGAAGGCCACCGGGACGATCCGAACGTTGCAAAGGCCCTTGAGGCGCTTCGTCAGAACGCCGCCTACTGCAAGGTGCTCGGGTCCTACCCGCGCTCCGCCTGA
- a CDS encoding prephenate dehydrogenase, with translation MSVNKLVICGVGLIGGSLARALKAAGAVKEVVGVGRTQASLVRACELGVIDRAATSMAEALAGADIVLLAAPVAQTPALLAAIRPHVGGQTILTDAGSTKTDAVAAARAALGDEVWRFVPGHPIAGAELSGVDAAKADLYRDRRVVLCPQQGNRSDDVARVRAMWEATGARVSEMTETQHDRVFASVSHLPHVLSYALIAQILEAPDAALKFGFAGGGFRDFTRIAASNPEMWRDICVANREALLAELDGYVATLGMLRQLIDAGDGAGLEAVFARTSQARTDWAKQQEK, from the coding sequence ATGAGTGTGAACAAACTCGTTATCTGCGGCGTCGGCCTGATCGGTGGCTCCCTCGCGCGTGCGCTCAAGGCGGCGGGCGCGGTAAAGGAGGTCGTGGGCGTGGGGCGCACGCAGGCGTCGCTCGTGCGCGCCTGCGAGCTTGGCGTGATCGACCGGGCTGCCACGTCGATGGCGGAAGCGCTCGCCGGGGCGGACATCGTCCTGCTTGCCGCGCCGGTCGCGCAGACGCCGGCGTTACTCGCTGCCATTCGTCCGCACGTTGGCGGACAAACCATCCTGACCGATGCGGGCAGTACGAAGACGGATGCCGTAGCAGCCGCCCGGGCCGCGCTTGGCGACGAGGTGTGGCGCTTTGTGCCGGGGCATCCGATTGCGGGTGCGGAATTGTCTGGTGTCGATGCCGCGAAGGCCGACCTGTATCGCGACCGCCGCGTCGTACTGTGCCCGCAGCAGGGCAATCGCAGCGACGATGTGGCGCGCGTGAGGGCGATGTGGGAGGCGACAGGCGCTCGGGTCTCGGAGATGACCGAAACCCAGCATGATCGTGTGTTCGCTTCCGTGAGCCATTTGCCTCATGTGTTGTCATACGCATTGATCGCACAGATTCTCGAGGCCCCGGATGCGGCATTGAAGTTCGGATTTGCCGGTGGCGGGTTTCGAGATTTCACGCGCATCGCGGCATCGAACCCGGAGATGTGGCGCGACATCTGCGTGGCAAACCGCGAGGCCCTGCTTGCCGAACTCGATGGCTACGTCGCCACGCTCGGCATGCTGCGTCAATTGATCGATGCCGGTGACGGCGCCGGTCTGGAGGCTGTGTTCGCTCGTACCAGTCAGGCGCGAACGGATTGGGCCAAGCAACAGGAAAAGTAA
- the aroA gene encoding 3-phosphoshikimate 1-carboxyvinyltransferase: METLDLGPYGHAEGTLRLPGSKSISNRVLLLAALSRGTTRVRELLASDDTQVMLDALAVLGVKCTQVGDSRDFIVEGCGGVFPVKAAKLFMGNAGTAIRPLTAALSLSHGNYEVSGVARMHERPIGDLVDGLRQLGAQIDYLGNAGYPPLHIKPADVAAPLAPIRVRGDVSSQFLTALLLTLPLLPSATGEIVVEVEGELISKPYIDITLRLLRRFGIDVQQDGWSRFTLPAAGADGARYRSPGEIRVEGDASSASYFLAAGAIGGGPIRVEGVGRDSIQGDVRFVDALAAMGARVRWYDDAIEVHGVDTPSGKLRALDMDFNHIPDAAMTIAVAALFADGTTTLRNVASWRVKETDRLAAMAIELRKVGATVEEGADYLRVTPPAALTPNAAIDTYDDHRMAMCFSLVSLGGVPVTINDPKCVAKTFPTYFSEFVRVAS, encoded by the coding sequence ATGGAAACGCTCGATCTCGGCCCGTACGGCCACGCCGAAGGCACGCTCCGACTGCCCGGCTCGAAAAGCATCTCGAACCGGGTGCTGCTGCTCGCTGCGCTCTCGCGCGGCACGACGCGCGTGCGCGAACTGCTGGCGTCGGACGATACGCAGGTCATGCTCGACGCACTGGCGGTGCTCGGAGTCAAGTGCACGCAAGTCGGCGACTCGCGCGACTTCATCGTCGAAGGTTGTGGCGGTGTATTTCCCGTAAAGGCGGCGAAGCTGTTCATGGGCAATGCCGGTACGGCGATCCGCCCGCTTACGGCCGCGCTGTCGTTGAGCCACGGGAATTACGAAGTCTCCGGCGTGGCGCGCATGCATGAGCGTCCCATCGGCGATCTGGTCGACGGCCTGCGCCAACTCGGTGCGCAAATCGATTATCTCGGCAATGCCGGGTATCCGCCGCTCCACATCAAGCCCGCCGACGTGGCCGCACCGCTCGCGCCCATTCGCGTGCGTGGCGACGTGTCGAGCCAGTTTCTGACCGCACTGTTGCTGACGCTGCCGCTGCTGCCCTCTGCAACGGGCGAGATCGTCGTGGAAGTGGAAGGTGAACTGATTTCAAAGCCGTACATCGACATTACGCTGCGACTGCTGCGCCGGTTCGGTATCGACGTGCAACAGGACGGCTGGTCGCGCTTCACGCTGCCGGCCGCCGGTGCGGATGGCGCCAGGTACCGCAGTCCAGGCGAGATCCGTGTGGAAGGCGACGCGTCGTCGGCCTCGTACTTTTTGGCGGCCGGCGCGATCGGGGGCGGTCCGATACGTGTGGAAGGGGTGGGGCGCGACAGCATTCAGGGCGACGTGCGCTTCGTCGACGCACTGGCTGCGATGGGCGCTCGGGTGAGGTGGTATGACGATGCCATTGAAGTGCACGGCGTCGATACGCCGAGCGGCAAGCTGCGTGCGCTGGACATGGACTTCAATCACATTCCCGACGCCGCGATGACCATCGCCGTCGCCGCGCTTTTCGCCGATGGGACGACCACACTGCGAAACGTGGCGAGCTGGCGGGTGAAGGAAACGGATCGACTCGCGGCCATGGCAATCGAGTTGCGTAAGGTCGGGGCAACGGTGGAGGAGGGTGCGGATTATCTGCGCGTGACACCGCCCGCGGCGCTGACGCCAAATGCGGCCATCGACACCTACGACGATCACCGCATGGCGATGTGTTTCTCGTTGGTCAGTTTGGGCGGTGTGCCGGTGACGATCAACGATCCGAAATGCGTCGCAAAGACGTTCCCGACCTATTTCTCTGAATTTGTGCGCGTCGCGTCGTAA
- a CDS encoding Nramp family divalent metal transporter has protein sequence MQSRDYPLTGPEWVPPPNPQSPTPRRAQRWMGFAGAGTLIAVGYMDPGNWATAIAGGARYGYTLLSVVLLSSVMALLLQWLAARVGLITGRDLAQLSRTQYSRRISVALWGLCEVAIIACDLAEIIGSAVALQLLFGLSLPVGIVLAGALAFAMLSLQGFGQRRLEGTVAALILLTAGCFAAQLALANPDWGAAVSGLRPRSEIVAQAGMLWLAVGILGATVMPHNLYLHSALLRARGEAMPERTPAAMHRALRTTQWDTTLSLGFAFLINAALLTLAAAVFHASGNTSVESLGDAHKLLAPLLGNQWASIMFAVALLACGLNSTVTATLAGQVTMEGFLNLRMKPWQRALFTRGLALIPALLIVGHGGEAQTTHLLVFSQVVLSLQLPFAVIPLVRFASDAKLMGQWRVRGTWLAAAWGIAAAIVVLNGVLLWQTMTAQR, from the coding sequence ATGCAAAGCCGCGATTATCCCTTAACCGGCCCCGAATGGGTGCCACCTCCCAATCCGCAAAGCCCGACGCCACGCCGCGCGCAGCGGTGGATGGGGTTCGCCGGAGCGGGCACGCTCATCGCCGTCGGCTACATGGATCCGGGAAACTGGGCCACGGCGATTGCCGGCGGGGCCCGCTATGGCTACACGCTACTGAGCGTCGTGTTGCTCTCGAGCGTCATGGCGTTGTTGCTGCAATGGCTGGCGGCGCGCGTGGGCCTGATAACGGGACGCGATCTCGCTCAACTCTCACGTACCCAGTATAGCCGTCGCATTTCGGTGGCGTTATGGGGGCTTTGCGAGGTGGCCATCATCGCCTGCGACCTTGCCGAGATCATCGGCAGCGCGGTCGCCCTGCAATTGCTTTTCGGCCTGTCACTGCCGGTGGGCATCGTACTTGCCGGCGCCCTCGCCTTTGCCATGCTGAGCCTGCAGGGTTTCGGGCAGCGACGCCTGGAGGGTACCGTCGCCGCCTTGATCCTCCTGACGGCAGGATGCTTCGCCGCGCAGCTCGCTCTGGCCAATCCGGATTGGGGTGCCGCCGTGTCCGGTCTGCGCCCGCGCAGTGAAATCGTTGCCCAAGCCGGCATGTTGTGGCTGGCGGTCGGCATTCTCGGCGCGACGGTCATGCCTCACAACCTCTATCTTCATTCGGCGCTGCTTCGCGCGCGCGGTGAAGCGATGCCGGAACGGACACCCGCTGCGATGCACCGGGCGCTGCGCACGACACAGTGGGATACCACCCTGTCGCTCGGCTTTGCGTTCCTCATCAACGCCGCCCTGCTGACTCTCGCCGCCGCCGTGTTTCACGCGAGCGGAAACACTTCGGTGGAATCTCTTGGCGACGCACACAAGCTGCTCGCTCCGCTGCTGGGCAATCAATGGGCGAGCATCATGTTCGCAGTCGCGCTGCTCGCCTGCGGGCTGAATTCGACGGTGACTGCTACGCTGGCGGGCCAGGTCACGATGGAGGGATTTCTGAACCTGCGCATGAAGCCGTGGCAACGCGCCCTGTTCACACGTGGACTGGCGTTGATTCCCGCGCTGCTGATCGTTGGCCACGGCGGCGAGGCGCAAACCACGCATTTGCTCGTGTTCAGTCAGGTTGTGCTGAGTCTGCAATTACCGTTCGCCGTGATTCCGCTAGTCCGTTTTGCCAGCGACGCGAAACTCATGGGCCAATGGCGCGTGCGAGGAACATGGCTCGCCGCGGCATGGGGCATTGCCGCCGCCATCGTCGTACTCAACGGTGTACTGCTCTGGCAAACGATGACCGCTCAGCGCTAA
- the cmk gene encoding (d)CMP kinase translates to MPDLTVVDDSIPVITVDGPTASGKGTVAHRVADELGFHYLDSGALYRLTALASARHGIDPDDVGALAVLAETLDVRFRDQRVWLAGEDVTDAIRAEAIGNRASTIAVHKAVRQALVALQRGFKTAPGLVADGRDMGTVIFPEADLKVFLTASPQARAERRYKQLIEKGFSANIDSLMLDLEARDARDRTRAEAPLRPAEGARVLDTSGLNVDQAVAQVLEWFAQVQYPQGA, encoded by the coding sequence ATGCCTGATTTGACGGTGGTGGACGACTCGATTCCAGTCATTACGGTGGATGGCCCGACAGCCTCCGGCAAAGGTACGGTGGCACACCGTGTGGCCGACGAACTGGGCTTTCATTATCTCGACAGCGGGGCCCTTTACCGTCTGACTGCGCTGGCGAGTGCCCGGCACGGGATCGACCCTGACGATGTGGGGGCGCTGGCTGTGCTGGCCGAGACGTTGGATGTCCGTTTCCGCGATCAGCGCGTCTGGCTGGCGGGCGAGGACGTGACCGACGCCATTCGCGCCGAAGCCATTGGCAACCGCGCCTCGACGATTGCCGTGCACAAAGCGGTCCGCCAGGCCCTCGTGGCGCTCCAGCGCGGCTTCAAGACCGCGCCGGGACTGGTTGCGGACGGCCGTGACATGGGGACGGTGATCTTCCCGGAAGCCGATTTGAAGGTGTTTTTGACCGCATCGCCGCAGGCGCGTGCCGAGAGGCGGTATAAGCAATTGATAGAAAAAGGATTTTCTGCTAACATTGACAGTCTCATGCTTGATCTTGAGGCGCGCGATGCGCGGGATCGTACCCGCGCCGAGGCGCCGCTAAGGCCGGCAGAGGGTGCGCGGGTACTCGACACATCGGGGCTCAACGTCGATCAGGCGGTGGCTCAGGTGCTCGAATGGTTCGCGCAAGTGCAGTACCCGCAAGGCGCCTGA